From the genome of Gemmatimonas phototrophica, one region includes:
- a CDS encoding sulfotransferase family protein, with product MSARRPDFVVVGGSRCGTTSLHAALVRHPSLFVPADKSPNYFTAPDVAALPDSTALRAMKGHSVTTEREYLQLFAQAPASLLAGEVSPVYLQSIHTAARLASLAPESRIIAMLRHPVHRAYAHWLGRRRDGLDPHDQFAAAIADDLANPAPRDVAFNHYLAIGRYAHYLAPFYAAFPRERIKVVFFDDFASSPRAVIDDVCQFLGVPPLGEEIPMEQRNKGGIIRNPLLRAMWTRTALQRARLRGILPASVRDAVGHIVLRDLERPRLEPELASALVAYFLQDISALEQLVARELPAWRRA from the coding sequence ATGAGCGCGAGACGTCCTGACTTCGTGGTGGTGGGTGGGAGCCGCTGTGGCACTACCAGTCTGCATGCCGCGCTCGTACGTCACCCGTCGCTCTTTGTACCGGCGGACAAGTCGCCGAATTACTTCACCGCTCCGGATGTTGCCGCGCTTCCCGACTCCACGGCGCTGCGGGCCATGAAAGGGCACAGCGTGACCACCGAGCGCGAGTACCTGCAGCTGTTTGCGCAGGCACCGGCGTCGTTGCTGGCCGGCGAAGTATCGCCTGTCTATCTGCAGAGCATCCACACCGCCGCTCGACTGGCCTCGCTCGCTCCCGAGTCTCGCATCATCGCGATGTTGCGCCATCCGGTGCACCGCGCCTATGCGCACTGGCTGGGCCGCCGTCGCGATGGGCTCGATCCGCACGACCAGTTTGCCGCCGCCATTGCCGACGACCTCGCCAATCCGGCGCCTCGCGACGTGGCCTTCAATCACTATCTCGCCATTGGTCGTTACGCCCACTACCTCGCGCCGTTCTACGCGGCGTTTCCGCGTGAGCGGATCAAGGTGGTGTTCTTTGACGATTTCGCTTCGTCACCACGGGCGGTCATCGACGACGTGTGTCAGTTTCTGGGGGTCCCGCCCCTCGGTGAGGAGATCCCCATGGAGCAGCGCAACAAAGGCGGCATTATTCGCAATCCGCTGCTGCGCGCCATGTGGACGCGCACCGCCCTGCAACGGGCGCGCCTGCGTGGCATTCTCCCGGCGTCCGTACGCGACGCTGTTGGACACATCGTACTGCGCGATCTGGAGCGGCCGCGGCTTGAGCCGGAGCTGGCGTCCGCGCTGGTCGCGTACTTTCTGCAGGACATCAGCGCGCTGGAGCAACTGGTCGCGCGCGAGTTGCCGGCATGGCGCCGTGCCTGA
- the xdhC gene encoding xanthine dehydrogenase accessory protein XdhC, with amino-acid sequence MAGHIGVTAIPAHARACLTTLATLQQPVVLVTLVSRVGSTPQDVGAKMLVDASGRLEGTVGGGRIEERAIAEAKTWLATAQGDATTPPCLLREWNLQRDIGMTCGGVVTLLFEAFNVAPWRVVLFGAGHVAQSLVRSLLLLDCHVVCVDSRAEWLQKLPATPQLSTVQLDDLRLYVPHVRAQDAVICMTMGHATDQPILQALYAQDLTPAYLGVIGSDAKRKALEKGLRALGVSEPWLAQLRCPVGLPIGGNQPGEIAISVAAELVALRHAVAAE; translated from the coding sequence ATGGCAGGGCACATCGGCGTGACCGCCATCCCGGCGCACGCCCGCGCGTGTCTGACCACGCTGGCCACGCTACAACAGCCGGTGGTGCTCGTGACGCTGGTCTCGCGCGTGGGCAGCACTCCACAGGACGTTGGCGCCAAGATGCTGGTAGATGCCAGCGGTCGCCTTGAGGGCACGGTTGGTGGTGGGCGCATTGAAGAGCGCGCGATTGCCGAGGCGAAAACGTGGCTGGCCACTGCGCAGGGCGACGCGACCACCCCGCCCTGCCTGCTGCGGGAGTGGAATCTGCAGCGGGACATCGGCATGACCTGCGGGGGCGTGGTGACGCTGCTCTTTGAAGCGTTCAACGTGGCCCCGTGGCGTGTGGTGCTCTTCGGAGCCGGCCATGTGGCGCAATCGCTGGTGCGCAGCCTGCTGCTACTCGACTGTCACGTGGTGTGTGTCGACAGTCGCGCCGAATGGCTGCAAAAGCTCCCCGCCACACCACAGCTCTCCACCGTGCAGTTGGACGATCTGCGCCTATATGTGCCCCACGTACGAGCGCAGGATGCCGTCATCTGCATGACCATGGGACACGCCACCGATCAACCGATTCTGCAGGCGTTGTACGCGCAGGATCTGACCCCGGCCTACCTCGGCGTGATTGGCAGTGATGCCAAACGAAAGGCGCTGGAGAAAGGGTTGCGGGCACTGGGGGTGAGTGAGCCCTGGTTGGCCCAGTTGCGCTGTCCCGTGGGATTGCCTATTGGAGGGAATCAGCCGGGAGAAATTGCCATCAGCGTGGCGGCGGAGTTGGTTGCCCTGCGTCATGCGGTGGCGGCCGAGTGA
- a CDS encoding sulfotransferase family protein encodes MTWQHPPHFLVIGAGRAGTTSLHHYLSQHPQIFLPRVKAPSYWYAVGVPDAMASTLPASFVRDAAEYDALFANSSPGHVRGEVSPVYLASTAVAQRVAATLPAIRIVVMLRHPVDRVYARWVARRRDGLEPTATFEALIAQERDQPLIRPDAHATYLAGGMVSHVLRSWYDAIPADQRLVLWFDDFARDSAASMRTVCRFLGVDDTVPLDTSRSHNRSGGRIRNPMVRAVWSASYPLRRSVRPLVPQALRDRVFQLATSQVDRLPLADETRAQLTDLYRDEILALANLTGRDLSSWLALPARAV; translated from the coding sequence ATGACGTGGCAGCATCCCCCACACTTTCTCGTGATTGGGGCAGGTCGCGCCGGCACAACGTCGCTGCACCACTATCTGTCGCAACATCCGCAGATCTTCCTGCCACGCGTGAAGGCGCCCAGCTATTGGTACGCTGTCGGCGTCCCGGACGCGATGGCCTCTACTCTGCCGGCGTCCTTTGTACGCGACGCCGCGGAGTATGATGCCCTCTTTGCGAACAGTTCACCGGGCCATGTGCGAGGAGAGGTGTCGCCGGTGTATCTGGCGTCCACGGCGGTCGCACAGCGCGTGGCTGCGACGCTGCCGGCCATCCGGATCGTGGTCATGCTGCGCCATCCGGTAGACCGGGTGTATGCACGTTGGGTGGCGCGTCGTCGCGATGGGCTGGAGCCGACGGCAACCTTTGAAGCGCTCATTGCCCAGGAACGCGACCAGCCCCTCATTCGCCCCGATGCACACGCCACGTATCTGGCAGGCGGCATGGTCAGCCACGTGCTTCGTAGCTGGTACGACGCCATTCCAGCGGACCAGCGTCTGGTGCTGTGGTTTGATGATTTTGCGCGTGACAGTGCCGCGAGTATGCGCACCGTGTGCCGCTTTCTCGGCGTGGACGACACGGTACCTCTGGATACGTCCCGCTCACACAACCGGAGCGGCGGGCGCATCCGGAACCCGATGGTACGCGCCGTGTGGTCGGCCAGCTATCCACTGCGCCGGAGTGTGCGCCCCCTTGTACCACAGGCACTCCGTGACCGTGTCTTTCAGTTGGCCACCAGCCAGGTGGATCGCCTGCCGTTGGCCGACGAAACCCGCGCGCAGCTCACGGATCTGTATCGCGACGAGATTCTCGCCCTGGCGAACCTCACGGGGCGAGACTTGTCCTCATGGTTGGCGCTGCCCGCCAGAGCGGTATGA
- the cysN gene encoding sulfate adenylyltransferase subunit CysN, giving the protein MPTTSASVHYADMDLLRIATAGSVDDGKSTLIGRLLYDTKSIFEDQLAQIEGASRRLGESGVNLALLTDGLRAEREQKITIDVAYRYFATPRRKFILADTPGHVQYTRNMVTGASTADVAIILVDARHGVLTQSKRHSFIASLLGIPHIFVAINKMDLVAWSEDVYRGIVDDYTQFAARLTTNDIRFVPMSALEGDNVVTASPRMPWYQGGPLLNILESVTAGRRRNTIDLRFPVQYVIRPNQQFRGYAGTVSSGTMRPGDEVVALPSGTEAVVQSIGTADGARDEAIAGDAVVVTLDREIDLARGDMLVRRRNRPVVADRFDAYLCWMHEEPLQPGRSYVLMHTTRELTAFVERIEYRVDVDSMHREPTTQLGLNEIGRVEVVTAKPLCFDSYRVNGATGSFVLIDPATNATVGAGMIRGPVNVAERAGASASPNVTWSDWNIPRHERETQQGHGALVVWFTGLSGAGKSTIAMAVERALFTEGRRTMLLDGDQLRHGLNKHLGFSPADRAENIRRAGEVARLFFEAGHVVLCAFVSPYARDRDAVRALHPDARFVEVHVSASEDTLRQRDPKGLYAREAANGTIGLSGISTPYEAPVAPELHIDTDAMSVDTAVDVVLAMIRRRLQQE; this is encoded by the coding sequence ATGCCGACCACCTCCGCCTCGGTGCACTACGCCGATATGGATCTGTTGCGCATTGCCACGGCCGGCAGTGTGGACGACGGCAAAAGTACCCTTATTGGTCGGTTGCTTTACGACACCAAGAGCATCTTTGAGGACCAGCTGGCCCAAATCGAGGGCGCGAGCCGTCGTCTGGGGGAGTCCGGGGTGAATCTCGCTCTGCTCACCGATGGCTTACGGGCGGAGCGCGAGCAGAAAATCACCATCGATGTGGCGTATCGGTACTTTGCCACGCCGCGCCGCAAGTTCATTCTGGCCGATACGCCCGGCCACGTGCAGTACACCCGCAACATGGTGACCGGCGCCAGTACCGCCGACGTGGCCATCATTCTCGTTGACGCCCGCCACGGCGTACTCACGCAGAGCAAGCGCCACTCGTTCATTGCCTCGCTGCTGGGGATTCCACACATCTTCGTGGCCATCAACAAGATGGACCTGGTGGCATGGTCGGAAGACGTCTATCGCGGCATCGTGGACGACTATACGCAGTTTGCGGCCCGTCTGACCACCAACGACATTCGCTTCGTGCCCATGTCGGCGTTGGAAGGGGACAACGTGGTCACGGCTTCCCCACGGATGCCGTGGTATCAGGGGGGGCCGCTGCTCAATATCCTGGAGAGTGTCACGGCCGGCCGTCGTCGCAACACCATCGACCTGCGTTTCCCGGTGCAGTATGTCATCCGCCCCAACCAGCAGTTTCGCGGCTATGCCGGCACGGTGAGTTCCGGCACCATGCGCCCGGGCGACGAAGTGGTGGCCCTGCCATCCGGCACGGAAGCAGTGGTGCAGTCCATCGGGACCGCTGATGGGGCCCGTGACGAAGCGATCGCTGGTGATGCCGTAGTCGTCACACTGGATCGGGAGATTGATCTCGCTCGCGGCGACATGCTCGTCCGTCGCCGGAATCGCCCGGTGGTGGCCGACCGCTTTGATGCCTATCTCTGCTGGATGCACGAAGAGCCGCTGCAGCCTGGACGCTCGTATGTGCTTATGCACACCACGCGTGAACTGACCGCGTTTGTGGAGCGCATCGAGTATCGGGTGGACGTGGACTCAATGCATCGAGAGCCAACCACGCAGTTGGGGCTCAACGAAATCGGTCGTGTGGAAGTGGTGACGGCCAAGCCTCTCTGCTTTGACAGTTACCGGGTGAACGGGGCCACCGGCAGCTTCGTCCTGATTGACCCGGCCACGAACGCTACCGTGGGGGCGGGCATGATTCGTGGGCCCGTGAACGTTGCCGAACGGGCCGGCGCGTCGGCGTCGCCCAATGTGACGTGGAGCGACTGGAACATTCCACGGCACGAGCGTGAAACGCAGCAGGGGCACGGCGCGTTGGTGGTGTGGTTTACCGGTCTCTCCGGTGCGGGGAAGAGCACCATTGCCATGGCCGTCGAGCGCGCCCTGTTCACCGAGGGACGGCGCACCATGTTGCTGGATGGCGATCAGCTGCGACACGGGCTGAACAAGCATCTGGGGTTCAGTCCTGCCGACCGCGCCGAGAACATCCGGCGGGCCGGCGAAGTGGCGCGCCTCTTTTTCGAGGCGGGGCATGTCGTCCTGTGCGCGTTTGTCTCGCCGTACGCGCGTGATCGCGATGCGGTGCGGGCCCTGCATCCCGACGCCCGGTTTGTGGAGGTGCACGTCTCCGCCAGCGAAGACACGTTGCGGCAGCGCGATCCCAAAGGACTCTACGCACGCGAGGCTGCTAACGGAACGATTGGGCTCTCCGGCATCTCGACGCCCTACGAGGCCCCCGTGGCTCCCGAGTTGCACATCGACACGGACGCGATGAGTGTGGACACGGCAGTGGATGTGGTGCTGGCCATGATCAGGCGCCGACTGCAACAGGAGTAG
- a CDS encoding glycosyltransferase family 4 protein: MSTRTLHVVAAVQSYAPAVGGAQHLLASILESWVAQGHRATVITYNATSTRELKGRGAGLPPSETLNGVDIIRVSPAGGWPSQLLYQVSRRRVLGGITRALTGLDAPYWGDRPNAFALSHALRRCDPDVLLSVGWFSRHVPLTHAVARARGIPIVGLPLFHLERPSASWPRHRWLCRSTSALVALTPPEAVHAQTLGARDVQVIAPGIAANWAAHANGPSWRAARGISADRPVVLFVGRQVRHKGAPLLIAAMQQVWHECPEALLVFAGRSHNRDAETTAAMDQLQPAERDRVLLADDFSNEEAPSLLQSCSVLAMPSVQDSFGLVYLQAWSAGRPVIGADVASTRSIVRHGENGLLVPPNDKSALAQAILSCVRNPAYADQLGRAGQERANSAYPLRAQHEEWRLLLERISHSRSKT; encoded by the coding sequence ATGAGCACCCGCACGTTGCACGTCGTTGCCGCCGTTCAAAGCTACGCTCCCGCCGTTGGCGGCGCGCAGCATCTTCTGGCGTCGATATTGGAGTCTTGGGTGGCCCAGGGTCATCGCGCCACGGTCATCACGTACAACGCAACATCCACCCGTGAGCTGAAAGGGCGCGGCGCCGGATTGCCGCCCAGCGAGACGTTGAATGGCGTCGACATCATCCGCGTGTCACCAGCGGGGGGATGGCCGTCGCAGCTTCTCTATCAAGTGAGCCGCCGCCGAGTGCTCGGCGGCATCACCCGCGCACTCACGGGGCTCGACGCGCCCTACTGGGGCGACCGCCCCAACGCGTTCGCTCTCAGCCACGCACTTCGTCGTTGTGATCCCGATGTACTGCTTTCCGTGGGGTGGTTCTCTCGGCACGTGCCACTGACACACGCCGTGGCGCGCGCGCGCGGAATCCCCATCGTCGGACTGCCTCTCTTTCACCTGGAACGTCCGTCCGCGTCGTGGCCGCGCCATCGCTGGCTATGCCGATCGACTTCGGCACTGGTTGCGTTAACCCCACCCGAAGCGGTACACGCGCAGACATTGGGAGCACGCGACGTACAGGTGATTGCACCCGGAATCGCGGCAAACTGGGCTGCCCATGCAAATGGACCATCGTGGAGAGCCGCCCGGGGCATTTCCGCCGATCGACCTGTCGTGCTGTTTGTGGGTCGTCAGGTGCGCCACAAAGGCGCGCCACTGCTGATTGCCGCGATGCAGCAGGTGTGGCACGAATGCCCGGAAGCGCTCCTCGTTTTTGCCGGCCGATCACACAATCGTGACGCGGAAACCACCGCCGCCATGGATCAGCTGCAACCGGCTGAGCGTGACCGCGTCCTGCTCGCCGATGATTTCTCCAACGAAGAGGCACCGTCTCTTCTGCAAAGCTGCTCCGTTTTGGCCATGCCGAGCGTTCAGGACTCCTTTGGATTGGTGTACCTCCAGGCGTGGTCCGCCGGGCGACCGGTCATTGGTGCCGACGTTGCCAGTACACGATCCATCGTGAGGCACGGCGAAAACGGATTGCTGGTACCTCCAAACGACAAATCCGCGTTGGCCCAGGCCATACTGTCGTGTGTTCGCAATCCCGCCTACGCCGACCAGCTGGGACGGGCCGGACAGGAACGCGCCAACTCGGCCTATCCCCTCCGGGCGCAGCACGAAGAGTGGCGACTGTTGTTGGAACGTATTTCTCACTCTCGGAGCAAGACGTGA
- the cysD gene encoding sulfate adenylyltransferase subunit CysD — protein sequence MTPSPLRRGHLLALENESIHVLREVAAQFERPVLLFSGGKDSIVVSWLARKAFHPAPPPFPLLHVDTGHNFPETLAFRDAYAQQLGYTLHIAQVQDSIDRGRVQEEQGPGASRNALQTVTLLDALQALKADCAMGGARRDEEKARAKERLFSHRDRFGQWDPRNQRPELWSLYNGRKLPGEHFRVFPISNWTEMDIWQYIAHERIPMPSLYFSHEREVFVRDGVLYAVTDFLPPLAHEPVERGVVRFRTIGDATCTGAVRSTAASVDEIIQETAAARVTERGTRADDKRSDAAMEDRKRVGYF from the coding sequence GTGACGCCCAGTCCCCTTCGCCGCGGTCATCTGCTGGCGCTGGAGAACGAATCCATTCACGTGCTGCGGGAAGTGGCGGCGCAGTTCGAGCGCCCCGTGTTGCTCTTCTCAGGGGGCAAGGACTCCATTGTCGTGTCGTGGCTGGCCCGGAAGGCGTTCCATCCGGCCCCACCGCCGTTCCCGCTGCTGCACGTCGATACGGGGCACAATTTCCCCGAAACGCTCGCTTTCCGTGATGCCTACGCGCAGCAACTGGGGTACACGTTGCACATTGCGCAGGTGCAGGACTCCATTGACCGCGGGCGGGTGCAGGAAGAGCAGGGGCCAGGCGCGAGCCGCAATGCGCTGCAGACCGTGACGCTGCTGGATGCCCTGCAGGCGCTCAAGGCCGACTGTGCCATGGGTGGGGCGCGCCGTGACGAGGAAAAAGCGCGGGCCAAGGAACGTCTCTTCTCGCACCGTGATCGCTTTGGCCAATGGGACCCACGCAACCAGCGGCCGGAGCTCTGGTCGCTCTACAACGGGCGCAAGCTCCCCGGTGAGCACTTTCGCGTATTCCCCATCTCCAACTGGACGGAGATGGATATCTGGCAGTACATCGCCCACGAACGCATTCCCATGCCGTCGCTCTACTTCTCGCATGAACGCGAGGTGTTTGTGCGCGATGGCGTCCTCTATGCCGTCACGGACTTTCTGCCGCCGCTGGCCCACGAACCCGTTGAGCGCGGCGTGGTGCGCTTTCGCACGATTGGCGATGCCACCTGCACCGGCGCGGTGCGCTCCACGGCCGCCAGCGTAGACGAGATCATTCAGGAAACGGCGGCGGCCCGGGTGACGGAGCGCGGGACGCGCGCCGATGACAAACGGTCGGACGCGGCGATGGAAGACCGCAAGCGCGTGGGGTACTTCTGA
- a CDS encoding cytochrome P450, with protein MSLELRLLLALMAAAAPATLAATVLRGAYRQAVLGPLARLGLAAAGWCVVTVLVAVWAPTVLIVMAAPGLALGLFMLRGRMAGWRVRGPMAPGTLSFTAGVRALGDRHYYLSQFAQHGPVFRMSQFGAPTLCVLGLDRRQQLMRDHGSKLGPTPLPFATSVLRGFLRYMDEPTHNRYGTVMRRAMIGESPALLQGDVRELFRRMLHTQVTQGSSVPTEALTRVTRHALDALLFGLPTGSLAPDANTQHYSKTATAFYGVGTGKRLGAQEEAMLDTLVEQLARQEARLQGTELAPLVPLGRLRALDASLPDLTCLQNFVFMHRIATNNVSSLLAWLLVYWASQPGEVQRIRTAPPEERPLLQQRFLAETLRLSQSEYTYRSIRETFEDQGVTYPAGWLVRFCVWESHRTTTALDAPTTFLLRTGVTDYEKAHFAPFGTGRHACTGADLNETICLALLELLTTEFEIAVDKVEPVQRAGRHWGHWQPNRAMTLTVRARS; from the coding sequence ATGAGTCTCGAGCTGCGATTGCTGCTGGCGCTGATGGCCGCGGCGGCCCCCGCCACGCTGGCAGCGACCGTGCTGCGCGGCGCGTATCGCCAGGCTGTTCTGGGACCACTCGCCCGGCTCGGCCTGGCGGCTGCAGGGTGGTGCGTGGTGACCGTGCTGGTCGCGGTGTGGGCACCGACGGTGTTGATCGTAATGGCCGCGCCCGGGCTGGCGCTTGGACTCTTCATGCTGCGTGGGCGAATGGCCGGATGGCGGGTGCGTGGTCCGATGGCGCCCGGCACGTTGTCGTTCACCGCTGGCGTACGCGCCCTCGGTGACCGGCACTACTACCTGTCGCAGTTCGCGCAACATGGTCCAGTCTTTCGCATGAGCCAGTTTGGCGCGCCAACGCTGTGTGTGCTGGGGCTCGACCGGCGGCAACAGCTGATGCGTGACCATGGCAGCAAACTGGGCCCCACGCCGCTGCCGTTTGCCACCAGTGTGTTGCGCGGGTTCCTGCGGTACATGGACGAGCCGACGCACAACCGCTATGGCACGGTCATGCGCCGAGCCATGATTGGCGAATCGCCCGCGCTGCTCCAGGGCGATGTGCGCGAGCTGTTCCGGCGCATGCTGCACACGCAGGTGACCCAAGGATCGTCTGTGCCAACCGAGGCGCTCACCCGCGTCACGCGGCACGCGCTGGACGCGTTGCTTTTTGGACTGCCTACCGGGTCGCTGGCCCCCGATGCCAACACGCAGCACTACTCGAAAACGGCCACCGCGTTCTACGGCGTGGGCACCGGCAAACGCCTTGGCGCTCAGGAAGAGGCGATGTTGGACACGTTGGTGGAGCAGCTGGCCCGTCAGGAAGCGCGATTGCAAGGCACCGAATTGGCGCCGCTGGTGCCGTTGGGACGATTGCGTGCGCTCGACGCCTCGCTCCCCGACCTGACATGTCTGCAGAATTTCGTCTTCATGCACCGCATTGCCACCAACAACGTGTCGTCGTTGCTGGCGTGGTTGCTGGTATATTGGGCATCGCAACCCGGCGAGGTGCAGCGCATTCGCACCGCGCCACCGGAAGAACGCCCCCTGCTGCAGCAGCGTTTTCTGGCCGAAACGCTCCGCCTTTCGCAAAGCGAGTATACGTATCGCTCCATTCGCGAAACCTTTGAAGATCAGGGCGTCACCTACCCGGCCGGGTGGCTGGTGCGCTTCTGCGTGTGGGAAAGCCACCGCACCACGACCGCACTCGATGCGCCAACCACGTTTCTGCTGCGCACGGGAGTGACGGATTACGAGAAGGCGCATTTTGCCCCCTTTGGTACCGGCCGGCACGCCTGCACGGGCGCCGACCTCAATGAAACCATTTGCCTGGCGCTGCTGGAGCTGCTGACCACCGAATTCGAGATTGCGGTGGACAAGGTCGAGCCCGTGCAACGCGCCGGCCGACACTGGGGACATTGGCAACCCAACCGGGCCATGACGCTGACCGTCCGTGCGCGTTCATGA
- a CDS encoding glycosyltransferase has translation MTVVPPGSRIMLLIHRADIGGVERRLSILADQFEAAGITCTFVAVSGASTDPGPLAHRTVLALDPTRSRTLWRNLRRWWRLRRLLAQTPHTALLTFGHHANALGALAAAGTGIQVILSEVLSPFVRHRRWWNRTTMWSYRLADVLVVQTQRLADDFRQRLPQPRRVVVIPNPLHPSTIVPTADGARQPVILGLGRLVPQKRYQDLITAFARVAPDFPDWRVRIIGSGPELSGLRALAEQLDVAARVELPGATTNPWPDLRSASVLAHCAAYEGFCNTIIEGLANGCAVVASDCPYGPREILANGEGLLYPVGDIDALSSHLRLLMGNEPSRVAVARVGHASVGRFRLDANVRMWQALFIPTPPVRS, from the coding sequence ATGACAGTGGTCCCGCCCGGCTCACGCATCATGCTGTTGATTCACCGCGCCGACATTGGCGGGGTGGAGCGCCGTCTCTCCATTCTGGCGGACCAGTTCGAGGCCGCGGGTATTACGTGCACCTTCGTCGCCGTCAGTGGCGCCTCGACGGATCCTGGACCGCTCGCCCATCGGACCGTGTTGGCGCTCGATCCGACTCGATCGCGCACCCTCTGGCGCAACCTGCGCCGCTGGTGGCGGCTCCGGCGGCTGCTGGCCCAGACTCCTCACACTGCACTACTGACCTTCGGACACCACGCCAACGCACTGGGGGCACTGGCCGCCGCTGGCACCGGTATCCAGGTCATCCTCAGTGAAGTCCTGTCGCCCTTTGTCCGTCATCGCCGGTGGTGGAACCGCACCACCATGTGGAGCTACCGACTTGCCGATGTCCTCGTGGTGCAGACACAGCGACTTGCCGACGACTTCCGTCAACGGTTGCCGCAACCGAGACGGGTCGTGGTGATTCCCAATCCGCTGCACCCTTCAACGATTGTCCCCACGGCAGATGGCGCACGGCAACCGGTCATCCTCGGCCTCGGGCGCCTCGTTCCCCAAAAACGCTATCAGGACCTGATCACCGCGTTTGCCCGTGTGGCGCCCGATTTTCCGGACTGGCGCGTGCGGATCATCGGGAGCGGCCCGGAACTGTCCGGATTGCGCGCCCTTGCAGAACAGCTGGACGTGGCGGCGCGCGTTGAATTGCCCGGCGCTACGACCAATCCCTGGCCGGACCTTCGGAGCGCATCGGTGTTGGCGCATTGCGCCGCGTATGAGGGGTTCTGCAACACAATCATTGAGGGACTCGCCAACGGTTGCGCGGTCGTTGCCAGTGATTGCCCGTATGGGCCCCGCGAAATCCTCGCCAATGGTGAGGGCTTGCTGTATCCCGTTGGCGATATCGACGCCCTGAGCAGTCACCTGCGGCTCTTGATGGGTAACGAACCCTCGCGCGTTGCAGTGGCGCGCGTTGGCCATGCCTCAGTTGGTCGATTCCGCCTGGACGCCAACGTGCGTATGTGGCAGGCCCTCTTCATCCCGACGCCGCCGGTCCGCTCGTGA
- the cysQ gene encoding 3'(2'),5'-bisphosphate nucleotidase CysQ translates to MTQSPSAEILQALGERVGEVVAIAHDAGAAVLEVYQRHDLNGVSYKADYSPLTEADVRSHEVIATALAHRFPGVPVVSEEGAPATALDETVCWVVDPLDGTKEFVKRTGEFTVNIALVHRGEPVLGVVHAPVSGHTWYTASNGAWVIGPTGTTKLATRTPAPTAALRVVASRDHAGPLVQAMLQRLPNAQTLSVGSSLKFCLVAEGRADLYFRDGPTMPWDTAAAHAVLRAAGGEVFALTGAPLRYPSLRTLNPMFVAVGDPTFPWQAVVTDSSIIP, encoded by the coding sequence ATGACACAGTCGCCGTCTGCCGAGATACTCCAAGCGCTGGGAGAACGCGTAGGCGAAGTCGTGGCCATTGCCCACGACGCGGGGGCGGCCGTGCTGGAGGTGTACCAGCGCCACGACCTGAACGGTGTGTCGTACAAGGCGGACTATTCGCCACTCACCGAGGCGGATGTTCGCAGCCACGAGGTCATTGCGACGGCGCTCGCGCACCGGTTTCCCGGGGTCCCGGTCGTTTCTGAAGAAGGAGCCCCGGCAACCGCACTGGATGAGACCGTCTGCTGGGTGGTAGACCCGCTCGATGGCACCAAGGAGTTCGTGAAACGCACCGGCGAGTTCACGGTAAACATCGCGCTGGTGCACCGTGGCGAGCCGGTGCTGGGCGTGGTCCATGCTCCGGTGAGTGGGCACACCTGGTACACCGCGTCCAATGGCGCATGGGTCATTGGGCCCACGGGGACCACAAAGCTCGCGACCCGGACGCCGGCGCCCACTGCCGCCCTGCGTGTGGTGGCCAGTCGTGACCATGCCGGTCCACTGGTGCAGGCCATGCTGCAGCGGCTGCCCAATGCGCAGACCCTGTCGGTGGGGAGTTCGCTCAAGTTCTGTCTGGTGGCCGAGGGGCGGGCCGACCTGTACTTCCGCGACGGGCCAACCATGCCGTGGGACACGGCAGCGGCGCACGCCGTGCTGCGCGCGGCGGGTGGGGAGGTGTTTGCGCTGACGGGTGCGCCGTTGCGCTACCCCTCGTTGCGTACGCTGAATCCCATGTTCGTGGCCGTTGGCGACCCGACCTTCCCATGGCAGGCGGTGGTGACCGACTCGTCCATTATTCCGTAG